A region from the Pirellulales bacterium genome encodes:
- a CDS encoding DEAD/DEAH box helicase has protein sequence MSHPPVESASGFQNLSLSEPMMSALEHAGYVEPTAIQAGLIPRALAGVDVLGQARTGTGKTASFAIPIIERLKSHHDHRGPQALILVPTRELAVQVREECVKLSHGRKTHVVAVYGGKPIREQMEKLKRGVDIVVGTPGRVLDHIGRGTLHLEGLSVVVLDEADRMLDIGFRPDIEKILRRCPSSRQTLLLSATVPPPVERLSKRYMRDPETLNFSPRDVSVDTIDQYYFTVAPDRKMELLVKLLKREDPRQSIVFCRTKRGVEKVTRSLAKRLEDVDCIHGDLPQKGRDRVMARFRETKVRHLVATDVVGRGIDVSGISHIINYDIPAFCDDYVHRVGRTGRMGREGVAYTFVTPEEGAELTRIEMRIERLLTRDEIEGFEGVARPIAAADSETQAEPAAEPPKPPAPLLGRGGRGPRRFRRAL, from the coding sequence TTGTCCCACCCTCCCGTGGAGTCCGCCTCGGGATTCCAAAATCTTTCGCTCTCCGAGCCGATGATGTCGGCTCTCGAGCATGCCGGATACGTTGAGCCGACCGCGATTCAAGCTGGACTGATTCCGCGCGCGCTCGCCGGGGTCGACGTTCTGGGGCAGGCCCGCACCGGCACCGGCAAAACGGCCTCCTTCGCCATTCCGATCATTGAACGGCTGAAATCCCACCATGATCACCGCGGTCCGCAGGCCTTGATCCTGGTGCCGACGCGTGAGCTGGCCGTACAGGTCCGCGAAGAGTGTGTGAAGCTGTCGCACGGCCGCAAGACGCACGTCGTAGCGGTGTACGGGGGCAAACCGATCCGCGAGCAGATGGAAAAACTGAAGCGCGGCGTGGATATCGTGGTGGGCACACCCGGCCGGGTGCTGGACCATATCGGCCGTGGCACGTTGCACTTGGAAGGGTTGTCGGTCGTGGTGCTCGACGAAGCCGACCGCATGCTGGATATCGGCTTTCGTCCCGACATTGAAAAGATCCTGCGGCGCTGCCCCAGCTCACGGCAGACACTTTTGTTGAGCGCCACGGTGCCGCCGCCGGTCGAACGGTTGTCGAAGCGCTATATGCGCGATCCGGAGACGCTCAACTTTTCTCCGCGCGACGTATCGGTCGACACGATCGATCAGTACTACTTCACGGTCGCGCCGGACCGGAAAATGGAGTTGCTGGTCAAGCTTTTGAAGCGCGAGGACCCACGGCAGTCGATCGTCTTTTGCCGCACCAAGCGCGGCGTGGAAAAAGTCACGCGCAGCCTGGCGAAACGCCTGGAAGACGTCGATTGCATCCACGGCGATCTGCCGCAAAAAGGGCGCGATCGCGTGATGGCCCGCTTCCGCGAAACCAAGGTTCGTCACCTGGTCGCCACCGACGTGGTCGGCCGGGGCATTGACGTCAGCGGCATCTCGCACATCATCAACTACGACATTCCGGCCTTTTGCGACGACTACGTGCATCGCGTCGGCCGCACCGGTCGGATGGGGCGCGAAGGCGTGGCGTATACCTTCGTTACTCCCGAGGAAGGGGCCGAGCTGACGCGCATCGAAATGCGCATCGAACGGCTGCTGACGCGCGACGAGATCGAAGGCTTCGAGGGCGTCGCAAGGCCCATCGCCGCCGCCGATTCTGAGACGCAGGCCGAACCAGCCGCGGAGCCACCTAAACCGCCCGCGCCGCTGTTGGGTCGTGGCGGCCGCGGCCCACGCCGCTTCCGCCGGGCGCTATAA
- a CDS encoding extracellular solute-binding protein, giving the protein MVAKLRALVPCIFLLVGGCASQAPSPEVGAYTSVDREFAEPVYQDFKRVTGINVVPTFDTGATRSAGLAAQIMEENGQPHADVYWNGEILQTLRLDERGLLDEYPLPSDETLPEMYRSPRGTWHVLGARARVLLVNTEVTKDDQLPRSIRDLVDGRFRGRAGMARPITGTSAMHAACLFAAWGQDRAEQFFLEIKDNHVHIMGSNKQVAVAVGAGQLAFGLTDSDDAIAEIDRLMPVAIVYPDQGDGQLGTLFIPNTVSVLKGARHPQAARRLVSFILSPAVETQLAQSSSAQIPLRPGVESVSRLQVPERVRRMQVDFGEAAQMWEANEEFLRKEFNGR; this is encoded by the coding sequence ATGGTTGCGAAGCTTCGCGCGCTTGTGCCTTGTATCTTCTTGTTGGTTGGTGGCTGCGCGTCGCAAGCCCCCTCGCCCGAGGTCGGGGCCTATACTTCGGTTGATCGAGAATTCGCCGAGCCCGTCTATCAGGACTTCAAGCGAGTGACCGGCATCAACGTCGTGCCGACATTCGACACAGGCGCGACCCGATCGGCCGGCCTGGCGGCCCAGATCATGGAAGAGAATGGTCAGCCGCATGCGGACGTCTATTGGAATGGCGAGATTCTCCAGACCCTTCGGCTCGACGAGCGAGGCTTGCTCGACGAATATCCGCTCCCTAGCGACGAAACACTGCCCGAGATGTATCGTTCGCCGCGCGGGACCTGGCATGTGCTCGGAGCTCGAGCTCGCGTGTTACTCGTCAACACGGAAGTGACCAAAGACGATCAACTACCACGCTCGATTCGCGACCTGGTCGACGGCCGTTTTCGCGGTAGGGCCGGCATGGCCCGACCCATCACTGGCACGTCGGCGATGCACGCGGCCTGTCTGTTCGCGGCCTGGGGACAGGACCGTGCCGAGCAGTTTTTTCTCGAAATCAAGGACAATCACGTCCACATCATGGGGAGCAACAAGCAAGTGGCCGTGGCCGTGGGCGCCGGGCAGTTGGCCTTCGGGCTGACCGATTCGGACGATGCCATCGCCGAGATCGACCGACTGATGCCGGTGGCGATCGTCTATCCTGATCAGGGCGACGGGCAACTCGGCACGTTGTTCATTCCCAATACGGTCAGCGTTCTCAAAGGAGCGCGTCATCCGCAGGCGGCCCGGCGGCTGGTGAGTTTCATTCTGTCGCCCGCGGTCGAGACGCAACTGGCTCAATCCTCGAGCGCCCAGATTCCGCTGCGCCCGGGTGTCGAGTCGGTCTCGCGCTTGCAAGTTCCGGAGCGGGTGCGCCGCATGCAAGTGGATTTCGGCGAAGCCGCACAGATGTGGGAAGCGAACGAAGAGTTCCTGCGTAAGGAATTCAACGGCCGTTAA